In Tsuneonella dongtanensis, a single window of DNA contains:
- a CDS encoding acyloxyacyl hydrolase: MIRTLAFAAAVAFPLIASPASAGELYGGVYKHAVDTPFTLDTQETGVDLQVGYRLDPILPLARVEPYVFGSVNSSEGGTDFAGIGISRKFSLGGAYVRPGLGLVVHNAPRLRTNPVIGVRTDLGSRVLFEPEIAIGVPIGPRLSVEASWVHISNARLFDRQQNPGIDMIGVRANLRL, translated from the coding sequence ATGATCCGCACACTCGCCTTTGCAGCCGCCGTCGCATTCCCCCTGATCGCCAGTCCCGCATCGGCAGGCGAACTGTACGGGGGCGTGTACAAGCACGCCGTCGACACGCCCTTCACCCTCGATACACAGGAAACCGGCGTGGATCTCCAGGTCGGCTACCGGCTGGACCCGATCCTGCCGTTGGCGCGTGTCGAGCCGTATGTCTTCGGCTCGGTGAACAGCAGCGAAGGCGGCACCGACTTCGCCGGGATCGGGATCAGTCGCAAGTTCAGCCTCGGCGGCGCCTATGTGCGGCCGGGTCTGGGGCTAGTGGTCCACAACGCTCCCAGATTGCGCACCAATCCGGTGATCGGCGTGCGCACCGACCTAGGGAGCCGGGTCCTGTTCGAGCCCGAGATCGCAATCGGCGTGCCGATCGGTCCGCGGCTTAGCGTCGAGGCGAGCTGGGTTCACATTTCGAACGCGCGGCTGTTCGACCGGCAGCAGAATCCGGGAATCGACATGATCGGCGTGAGGGCCAATTTGCGCCTTTGA
- the polA gene encoding DNA polymerase I encodes MADKQHLYLVDGSAYIFRAYHRLPPLTNPAGTPVGAVYGYTTMLWKLADDLDKADGPTHLAVILDKGSTSFRNALYDQYKANRPDPPEDLVPQFPLIRDATRAFSLPCIEEDDLEADDLIASYAREATRRGWDVTIVSSDKDLMQLVGKCGEGGGCVDMLDTMKNQRIGIPEVVEKFGVPPELVGDVLALMGDSVDNIPGIYGVGPKTATKLIQEYGNLTAALDAAPSMKPSKLQERLVEGREMAELSRVLVQLKEDCALPIPLDEMKLDGVPPGPLAAFLSEHGFTSLLKRLDAGRGSPDRPTQLNPAKPQTAGAAASASGNRQPPPEMPPFDRSTYECVTTMERLEHWIERAFAARLVAIDTETSSLDAMRAELAGISLALGPNDACYIPLGHIVTDGGGADMFAEKPQQVERQAAYAALKPLLERDAVLKVGQNIKYDLNILTRCAGIEVAPIDDTMILSFALDAGRSLDGIGGGHGMDELSERHLGHTTLAFKDICGTGKKAIPFGEVPLDRATEYAAEDADVTWRLYTTLKPRLAVEGGTQVYERVDRPLIPVVAQMERDGIKVDRQRLARLSDEFATEIARIEDEIYNDAGMKFTIGSPKQLGDVLFDKLGYKGGRKGKSGQYSTNQAILEGLAAQGAEVATKVLEWRQLTKLKSTYTDALQAAINPDTGRVHTSYSLVGAQTGRLSSTDPNLQNIPIRTEIGRQIREAFVAEEGNVLLAADYSQIELRLAAHMADVPQLKDAFAQGEDIHARTAMEMFGTVDRDTRARAKTVNFAILYGISRWGLAGRLGMEADEAQAIIDTYFQRFPGIQSYIHTTLESVREKGYSETLFGRKTWFPRIKSGNQAERQGSERAAINAPIQGTSADIIKRAMARMMPALEAAGLGHVRMLLQVHDELVFELPERDVAAASLVIERVMAEASLPAVALDVPLGIEIGFGPSWGTAH; translated from the coding sequence ATGGCAGACAAGCAGCATCTCTACCTGGTCGACGGATCGGCCTATATCTTCCGCGCCTACCACCGGCTTCCGCCGCTCACCAACCCGGCCGGGACGCCGGTAGGTGCCGTGTATGGCTACACTACGATGCTGTGGAAGCTGGCCGACGATCTCGACAAGGCGGACGGACCGACCCACCTCGCGGTGATTCTCGACAAGGGCTCGACCAGCTTCCGCAACGCGCTTTACGACCAGTACAAGGCCAATCGACCGGACCCGCCCGAGGATCTCGTCCCGCAGTTCCCGCTGATCCGCGACGCGACCCGCGCTTTCAGCCTGCCGTGCATCGAGGAAGACGACCTCGAGGCGGACGATCTCATCGCCAGCTATGCTCGCGAAGCGACGCGGCGCGGGTGGGACGTGACCATCGTCTCCAGCGACAAGGACCTCATGCAGCTCGTCGGCAAATGCGGCGAAGGTGGCGGCTGCGTCGACATGCTCGACACGATGAAGAACCAGCGGATCGGCATCCCCGAGGTGGTCGAGAAGTTCGGGGTTCCGCCAGAACTGGTCGGCGACGTCCTCGCCCTGATGGGCGACAGCGTGGACAACATTCCCGGAATCTACGGAGTGGGACCGAAAACCGCCACCAAGCTGATCCAGGAATACGGCAACCTCACCGCCGCGCTCGACGCGGCGCCTTCGATGAAGCCTTCGAAGCTTCAGGAGCGCCTGGTCGAAGGTCGCGAGATGGCCGAACTGTCGCGCGTGCTCGTCCAGCTGAAGGAAGACTGCGCGCTTCCCATTCCGCTCGACGAGATGAAACTCGACGGCGTGCCTCCCGGGCCGCTCGCCGCGTTTCTGTCAGAGCACGGGTTCACCAGCCTGCTGAAGCGCCTCGACGCGGGGCGGGGCAGCCCCGATCGCCCGACCCAGCTGAACCCCGCGAAGCCGCAGACCGCCGGAGCAGCGGCGAGTGCATCCGGCAATCGCCAGCCGCCGCCCGAGATGCCTCCCTTCGATCGCTCGACTTACGAGTGCGTGACGACGATGGAGCGGCTTGAGCACTGGATCGAGCGAGCCTTTGCCGCGCGATTGGTCGCGATCGACACCGAGACGAGCAGCCTCGATGCGATGCGCGCCGAGCTCGCCGGCATCAGTCTTGCGCTGGGTCCCAACGACGCCTGCTACATTCCGCTGGGGCACATTGTCACCGATGGCGGCGGCGCCGACATGTTCGCCGAGAAGCCGCAGCAGGTCGAGCGGCAGGCCGCCTATGCAGCCCTGAAGCCGCTGCTGGAGAGAGACGCCGTTCTCAAGGTCGGCCAGAACATCAAGTACGACCTCAACATCCTGACGCGCTGTGCCGGAATCGAAGTCGCCCCCATCGACGACACGATGATCCTCAGCTTCGCGCTCGATGCCGGACGGAGCCTCGACGGGATCGGCGGCGGTCACGGCATGGACGAACTGAGCGAGCGCCACCTCGGCCACACGACGCTCGCCTTCAAGGACATCTGCGGCACCGGCAAGAAGGCGATTCCCTTCGGCGAGGTCCCGCTCGACCGCGCCACCGAATATGCCGCCGAGGACGCGGACGTGACCTGGCGGCTCTACACCACGCTCAAGCCCCGCCTTGCCGTCGAAGGCGGGACACAGGTCTATGAGCGGGTCGACCGGCCTTTGATCCCGGTCGTTGCGCAGATGGAGCGGGATGGGATCAAGGTCGACCGGCAGCGCCTCGCCAGGCTGAGTGATGAATTCGCCACCGAGATCGCCCGCATCGAAGATGAAATATACAACGATGCGGGGATGAAATTCACCATCGGCAGCCCGAAACAACTCGGCGACGTCCTGTTCGACAAGCTCGGCTACAAGGGCGGGCGCAAAGGCAAGAGCGGGCAGTATTCGACCAACCAGGCGATCCTCGAAGGGCTCGCCGCGCAAGGCGCAGAAGTGGCGACCAAGGTCCTCGAATGGCGCCAACTCACCAAGCTCAAGTCGACATATACCGATGCCCTGCAGGCGGCGATCAATCCCGATACTGGCCGGGTCCACACCAGCTACAGTCTCGTCGGGGCGCAGACCGGGCGCCTCTCATCGACCGATCCCAACCTGCAGAACATCCCCATCCGCACCGAGATCGGCCGCCAGATCCGCGAAGCGTTCGTCGCGGAAGAAGGCAACGTCCTGCTCGCGGCCGACTATTCGCAGATCGAATTGCGGCTCGCCGCGCACATGGCCGACGTCCCGCAGCTGAAGGACGCTTTCGCGCAGGGCGAGGACATCCACGCCCGCACCGCCATGGAGATGTTCGGGACCGTCGATCGTGACACCCGCGCGCGCGCCAAGACGGTGAACTTCGCGATCTTGTACGGCATCAGCCGCTGGGGCCTTGCCGGTCGCCTCGGGATGGAAGCCGACGAAGCACAGGCGATCATCGACACCTATTTCCAGCGCTTCCCGGGCATCCAGAGCTACATCCACACCACGCTCGAGAGCGTGCGTGAGAAAGGGTATTCGGAGACGCTGTTCGGTAGGAAGACATGGTTCCCTCGGATCAAGTCGGGCAACCAGGCCGAGCGCCAGGGCAGCGAGCGCGCCGCGATCAACGCTCCGATCCAAGGGACCAGCGCCGACATCATCAAGCGCGCGATGGCGCGAATGATGCCCGCGCTCGAGGCCGCCGGGCTGGGGCATGTCCGGATGCTGCTCCAAGTGCACGACGAGCTTGTGTTCGAATTGCCCGAACGCGACGTCGCCGCCGCCTCGCTTGTCATAGAGCGGGTGATGGCCGAGGCATCGCTTCCCGCCGTTGCGCTCGATGTACCTCTCGGGATCGAGATCGGGTTCGGACCAAGCTGGGGCACAGCCCATTGA
- a CDS encoding DJ-1/PfpI family protein, whose translation MTRIVFVLFPGVTQLDMTGPAQFLSRLPGSTTIVAAPSADAVRTDCGFALVPAAAFADTPQADILCVPGGHGVADALECNETIDFIRRQAAGAKWVTSVCTGAFLLGRAGLLEGKRATTHWAYAHLLERVGAMHEPGRVVEDGQTITAGGVTAGIDFALTLIAREAGEDWAKAIQLSLEYDPHPPFDAGTPVAAGAARTEALKARVYTAAAERMAEALKRSQ comes from the coding sequence ATGACCCGGATCGTCTTCGTCCTGTTTCCCGGCGTGACCCAGCTCGACATGACCGGGCCGGCGCAGTTTCTCTCGCGCCTTCCGGGATCCACCACCATTGTCGCTGCGCCGTCTGCCGATGCGGTGCGTACCGACTGCGGGTTCGCACTCGTGCCCGCTGCTGCCTTCGCCGATACGCCGCAGGCCGACATCCTCTGCGTGCCTGGTGGTCACGGGGTGGCCGACGCCCTCGAATGCAATGAAACGATCGATTTCATAAGGCGCCAGGCGGCGGGCGCCAAATGGGTGACGAGCGTCTGTACCGGGGCCTTCCTGCTCGGACGCGCGGGTTTGCTCGAGGGCAAGCGCGCGACGACGCACTGGGCCTACGCCCACCTCCTGGAGCGCGTCGGCGCAATGCATGAACCGGGTCGGGTGGTCGAGGATGGCCAGACGATCACCGCGGGAGGGGTGACCGCCGGGATCGACTTCGCACTCACTCTGATCGCGCGCGAGGCGGGAGAGGACTGGGCCAAAGCGATCCAGCTCTCTCTGGAATACGATCCGCATCCGCCTTTCGATGCCGGCACTCCTGTGGCCGCCGGGGCAGCGCGGACCGAAGCGCTCAAGGCGCGCGTCTACACAGCCGCAGCCGAACGGATGGCCGAGGCGCTGAAGCGCTCTCAGTAA
- a CDS encoding MATE family efflux transporter, with protein MSDTGILSAAPDRGTAWRQEIAATLRLAWPLAAANLLQMLVWAIDVMFIARLGTIPLAAASLSFALFGTLMWSLTGLTGMVSALIAAALGRGTGVVREVRRATRMAMWLAIISATILAVAMYRGEAFMLMTGQEAEISALAGEFLAVLGWAAIPMLLCNVLRSYVSALDRPVIATVVVGLQVAVAALANYVLVFGHFGFPALGMVGSALASSVTAWLGVLAYVALIQSDRRLRSFHIFGRWWSPDWSYFRRLIVLGAPVTLTIVAEGGLFNSAAFMMGLIGADQLAAHTLALQLAAFAFQVPFGVSQAATIRVGYFYGAGDRDGIARAGWAAIVVGTGFMLTTATAMLVAPLTLLSLYIDPRAPQYAATVGFAVVYLRVAAAFQLFDGFQAVAAGSLRGLQDTSAPMWIALVGFWIPGLATMLWLGFRTPLEGLGIWIGLLVALVVVAAGLLGRWLLRERFGLLPVQAA; from the coding sequence ATGTCTGACACAGGCATCCTTTCAGCCGCCCCCGACCGGGGTACGGCCTGGCGGCAGGAAATTGCCGCAACGCTTCGGCTTGCCTGGCCGCTGGCGGCCGCGAACCTGTTGCAGATGCTGGTCTGGGCGATCGACGTGATGTTCATTGCGCGGCTGGGCACCATCCCGCTCGCCGCCGCGAGTCTCTCGTTCGCCCTGTTCGGCACGCTGATGTGGTCGCTCACCGGACTGACCGGCATGGTCTCCGCGTTGATCGCAGCTGCGCTGGGCCGCGGAACGGGAGTTGTGCGAGAGGTTCGCCGCGCCACCCGTATGGCCATGTGGCTCGCCATCATCAGCGCCACGATCCTGGCCGTCGCGATGTATCGCGGCGAGGCTTTCATGCTGATGACCGGACAGGAGGCCGAGATATCGGCGCTTGCCGGGGAGTTTCTCGCGGTCCTTGGCTGGGCGGCGATTCCGATGCTGCTGTGCAACGTTCTTCGCAGCTACGTTTCCGCCCTCGATCGACCCGTCATCGCGACGGTCGTGGTCGGACTTCAGGTCGCGGTCGCGGCGCTGGCGAACTACGTCCTGGTTTTCGGCCACTTCGGGTTCCCGGCGCTGGGGATGGTCGGGTCGGCACTCGCCAGCAGCGTCACGGCGTGGCTCGGCGTGCTTGCCTACGTCGCCCTCATCCAGTCGGACCGGCGGCTCCGCTCGTTTCACATCTTCGGTCGCTGGTGGAGCCCGGACTGGAGCTATTTCCGTCGCCTAATAGTGTTGGGGGCGCCGGTAACCCTGACGATCGTCGCCGAAGGCGGGCTGTTCAACAGCGCGGCCTTCATGATGGGCCTGATCGGCGCGGACCAGCTTGCGGCGCACACGCTGGCGCTCCAGCTCGCCGCATTTGCCTTCCAGGTGCCGTTCGGCGTTTCGCAGGCGGCGACGATCCGGGTCGGCTACTTTTACGGCGCCGGCGATCGAGATGGAATCGCGCGTGCCGGCTGGGCGGCGATCGTGGTGGGTACCGGGTTCATGCTGACGACCGCCACCGCCATGCTCGTCGCGCCACTGACCCTCCTGTCGCTCTACATCGATCCGCGGGCGCCGCAGTACGCCGCAACCGTCGGCTTCGCCGTGGTCTACCTGCGTGTGGCCGCCGCGTTCCAGCTGTTCGACGGCTTCCAGGCGGTCGCCGCGGGCAGCTTGCGGGGGCTGCAGGATACCAGCGCCCCGATGTGGATCGCGCTCGTCGGCTTCTGGATTCCCGGCCTCGCGACGATGCTGTGGCTCGGCTTCCGCACGCCGCTGGAAGGGCTCGGAATCTGGATCGGACTGCTCGTCGCGCTCGTGGTCGTGGCCGCGGGCCTGCTAGGCCGCTGGCTGCTGCGCGAGCGGTTCGGCCTGCTTCCCGTACAGGCCGCCTGA
- a CDS encoding cation:proton antiporter, translated as MEHETATHFLRDSVVMLGFALGFVLLFRRLGLGATLGYLVAGAIIGPQVLGLTGEAEGKIAIAELGIVLLLFVVGLELAPARLWRMKKEIFGLGLAQVLLCGVALTGAIGLTTGFSWPAAIALGMPLALSSTAQVLPMLQSAGRLRTPFGERAFSILLFQDLSLIPMITVVAALSRNPADQAGPPGWQFMLMTIAAIAGLILAGRFVIRPLFRLIGGLGEREMFIVAALFTVAASAAVMELLGLSTALGAFIAGVMLADTPYRHELETDVEPFRSILLGLFFLAVGMMLDLGAIAERPFFVLIAAIGLIAIKTAIIAGLGLLLGMGGRTSLALGLLLSQGGEFGFVLFAQAQQGLLIEPEAASLFGAVVTISMAATPFLMMLSRPLRRPPESKERREGPRSDGAAVLVVGYGRFGQTVAQMMIASDIQVTLIDTDTEMIDVASEFGSKVYFGDGTRIDLLRQAGAAEAAAICFCLDGKQIDRELLEAVREAFPQARVFLRAYDRRTLIDLRDAPHDYAVREVMESALQMGRAALEALGDSQQDIDEAEDHYRKTDLERLDAQREAGDYRAARDMVIRQNARPKRTTS; from the coding sequence ATGGAGCACGAGACCGCCACTCACTTCTTGCGTGACAGCGTCGTCATGCTGGGATTTGCGCTGGGTTTCGTGCTGCTGTTTCGCCGGCTGGGGCTGGGTGCCACCCTCGGCTACCTGGTCGCCGGGGCGATCATCGGGCCGCAGGTGCTTGGCCTGACCGGCGAGGCCGAAGGCAAGATCGCCATCGCCGAGCTCGGCATCGTCCTTCTGCTCTTCGTGGTCGGCCTGGAACTTGCGCCGGCGCGGCTGTGGCGCATGAAGAAGGAGATTTTTGGTCTCGGGCTGGCGCAGGTCCTGCTCTGCGGCGTGGCCTTGACCGGCGCGATCGGGCTGACGACCGGCTTTTCTTGGCCCGCCGCGATCGCGCTCGGCATGCCGCTTGCGTTGTCCTCGACCGCACAGGTGCTGCCGATGCTGCAATCGGCGGGACGTCTCAGGACCCCGTTCGGCGAGCGCGCATTCTCTATCCTGCTGTTCCAAGACCTGTCCCTCATTCCGATGATCACCGTGGTCGCGGCATTGAGCCGTAATCCCGCGGACCAGGCTGGACCGCCCGGCTGGCAGTTCATGCTCATGACGATCGCGGCGATCGCGGGCCTGATCCTGGCGGGGCGGTTCGTGATCCGGCCGCTGTTCCGCCTGATCGGCGGCCTTGGCGAGCGCGAGATGTTCATCGTCGCCGCGCTGTTCACCGTCGCCGCCAGCGCGGCGGTGATGGAGCTTCTGGGCCTGTCGACGGCTCTTGGCGCGTTCATTGCGGGAGTGATGCTCGCCGACACGCCCTACCGGCACGAGCTGGAGACCGACGTCGAGCCATTCCGTTCGATCCTGCTGGGCCTCTTCTTCCTTGCCGTGGGCATGATGCTCGACCTCGGCGCGATCGCCGAGCGACCGTTCTTCGTGCTCATCGCCGCCATCGGTCTCATCGCCATCAAGACGGCCATCATAGCGGGACTCGGCCTCTTGCTCGGCATGGGCGGGCGCACCTCGCTCGCACTGGGCCTCCTGCTCAGCCAGGGCGGCGAGTTCGGCTTCGTGCTATTCGCCCAGGCGCAGCAAGGGCTGCTCATCGAACCGGAAGCGGCCAGCCTGTTCGGCGCGGTGGTGACGATTTCGATGGCCGCGACGCCATTCTTGATGATGCTCTCGCGCCCCTTGCGGCGACCTCCGGAATCGAAGGAACGCCGAGAGGGGCCTCGCTCGGATGGCGCGGCGGTACTCGTCGTCGGATACGGTCGGTTCGGCCAGACCGTCGCCCAGATGATGATTGCGAGCGACATCCAGGTCACCCTGATCGACACCGATACGGAAATGATCGATGTCGCGAGCGAGTTCGGCAGCAAGGTCTATTTCGGGGACGGCACGCGCATCGACCTGCTGCGGCAGGCGGGCGCGGCGGAGGCCGCTGCGATCTGCTTCTGCCTCGACGGCAAGCAGATCGACCGAGAGCTGCTCGAGGCTGTCCGCGAGGCATTTCCGCAGGCCAGGGTATTCCTGCGCGCCTACGACCGCCGCACCCTGATCGACCTGCGCGATGCGCCCCACGACTACGCCGTGCGCGAAGTCATGGAGTCCGCCCTCCAGATGGGCCGTGCCGCCCTCGAGGCGCTCGGCGATTCGCAGCAGGACATCGACGAGGCCGAGGACCATTACCGCAAGACCGATCTCGAGCGGCTCGACGCGCAGCGTGAGGCGGGCGATTACCGCGCCGCGCGCGACATGGTGATCAGGCAGAACGCGCGCCCGAAGCGGACTACGAGCTGA
- a CDS encoding c-type cytochrome — protein sequence MRCRVAIVLPFLALAACGQPSEDAAAPEPDGATAAQPEPSEAAVPAETAAAAAPAPTAFAQCKTCHQVVPGKHGIGPSLAGVYGTKAGEIPGYAFSAAMKASGLTWDDATLDRYLESPMKTVPGTKMVYPGVKDPAKRAEIIAYMKTL from the coding sequence ATGCGTTGCCGAGTTGCCATCGTCCTTCCTTTCCTCGCGCTCGCGGCGTGCGGCCAGCCGTCCGAAGATGCGGCCGCGCCCGAACCTGACGGGGCCACCGCCGCCCAGCCGGAACCGAGCGAAGCGGCAGTGCCTGCAGAAACCGCTGCTGCGGCAGCCCCTGCGCCGACCGCGTTCGCCCAGTGCAAGACGTGTCACCAGGTCGTTCCCGGCAAGCACGGGATCGGACCGTCGCTGGCAGGCGTCTACGGTACCAAGGCAGGCGAGATACCGGGTTACGCGTTCAGCGCGGCCATGAAGGCGTCGGGCCTCACATGGGACGATGCCACGCTCGACCGCTACCTCGAAAGTCCGATGAAAACGGTCCCCGGGACCAAGATGGTATACCCCGGCGTCAAGGACCCGGCCAAGCGGGCCGAGATCATCGCCTACATGAAGACCTTGTGA
- the groES gene encoding co-chaperone GroES yields the protein MAFRPLHDRVLVRRIEADSKTAGGIIIPDSAQEKPSEGEIVAVGDGARDDDGDRIALDVKVGDRVLFGKWSGTEVKIDGEDLLIMKEGDIMGIIG from the coding sequence ATGGCATTTCGTCCGTTGCACGACCGCGTTCTCGTCCGCCGTATCGAGGCAGACAGCAAGACCGCCGGCGGCATCATCATCCCCGACAGCGCCCAGGAAAAGCCGAGCGAGGGCGAGATCGTCGCCGTTGGCGACGGCGCCCGTGACGACGACGGCGACCGCATCGCGCTCGACGTCAAAGTCGGCGACCGCGTGCTGTTCGGCAAGTGGTCCGGCACCGAAGTGAAGATCGACGGTGAGGACCTCCTCATCATGAAGGAAGGCGACATCATGGGGATCATCGGCTGA
- a CDS encoding serine hydrolase produces the protein MALGRIARLGAAIALGLTGISSAHAAESNEFNQLFDAMLGTEVRKPQSFDARYDSPLSKTVAQIADGSAGRIGVYAVDLATGREVSVLGDQRFPMASTSKIAIAATFLEGVEKGRWSLTSEFPLMVPVASPRFSSSKAPVRPGQYMKAIDLIEIMITRSSNPATDALLAVVGGPAAVNNWASRNGISDFNITRDIATLVRDDGEVDPAQRIDVRDSATPQAMVQLLAGLYQGKFLKESSRNVILGAMERCRTGTRRIPGMLPDGARVAHKTGTLSNTASDIGIIHTPDGRAIAVAIYVTGQGSKPARDAKIASIARALYDGYQQAPARAYANATY, from the coding sequence ATGGCACTGGGACGGATAGCGCGGCTGGGGGCCGCAATTGCGCTCGGATTGACGGGCATTTCATCGGCACACGCTGCCGAGAGCAACGAGTTCAACCAGCTTTTCGACGCGATGCTGGGCACCGAAGTGCGCAAGCCGCAAAGCTTCGATGCGCGGTACGATTCCCCTCTTTCGAAAACCGTCGCGCAGATTGCCGACGGCTCGGCCGGGCGCATCGGCGTCTACGCGGTCGACCTTGCAACGGGTCGCGAAGTTTCGGTGCTGGGCGATCAGCGCTTCCCCATGGCATCGACGAGCAAGATCGCGATCGCCGCCACTTTCCTCGAAGGCGTCGAGAAGGGGCGCTGGAGCCTGACCAGCGAGTTCCCGCTGATGGTGCCGGTCGCTTCGCCACGCTTCTCCTCGAGCAAGGCGCCCGTGCGCCCGGGCCAGTACATGAAGGCGATCGACCTGATCGAAATTATGATCACCCGGTCGAGCAATCCCGCGACCGACGCGCTGCTCGCGGTCGTCGGCGGTCCCGCCGCGGTGAACAACTGGGCCAGCCGCAACGGCATCAGCGATTTCAACATCACTCGCGACATCGCGACGCTCGTGCGTGACGACGGCGAGGTCGATCCCGCCCAGCGCATCGACGTGCGCGACAGCGCGACGCCGCAGGCGATGGTCCAGCTGCTCGCCGGTCTCTACCAGGGCAAGTTCCTCAAGGAATCGAGCCGCAACGTCATCCTCGGGGCCATGGAGCGCTGCCGTACCGGCACCCGGCGGATCCCGGGCATGCTGCCCGATGGCGCGCGCGTCGCGCACAAGACGGGTACCCTGTCAAACACCGCCAGCGATATCGGCATCATCCATACGCCAGACGGGCGCGCGATCGCTGTCGCGATCTACGTGACCGGCCAGGGCTCCAAGCCGGCGCGCGACGCGAAGATCGCAAGCATCGCGCGGGCGCTCTACGATGGATACCAGCAGGCTCCCGCAAGGGCCTACGCCAACGCCACTTACTGA
- the groL gene encoding chaperonin GroEL (60 kDa chaperone family; promotes refolding of misfolded polypeptides especially under stressful conditions; forms two stacked rings of heptamers to form a barrel-shaped 14mer; ends can be capped by GroES; misfolded proteins enter the barrel where they are refolded when GroES binds) translates to MAAKDVKFGRDARERILAGVDTLANAVKVTLGPKGRNVVIDKSFGAPRITKDGVTVAKEIELKDKFENMGAQMLREVASKTNDLAGDGTTTATVLAQAIVREGMKSVAAGMNPMDLKRGIDLAVGKVVENLKARSKDVAGSNEIAQVGIISANGDTEVGNKIAEAMEKVGKEGVITVEEAKGLEFELDVVEGMQFDRGYLSPYFITNPDKMTVELDNPYILIHEKKLSSLQAMLPILEAVVQSGRPLLIIAEDIEGEALATLVVNKLRGGLKVAAVKAPGFGDRRKAMLQDIAILTKGEMISEDLGIKLENVTLGMLGEAKRVSIDKDNTIIVDGAGSADDIKARVGEIRTQIDATTSDYDREKLQERLAKLAGGVAVIKVGGASEVEVKERKDRVDDALHATRAAVEEGIVPGGGTALLYATKALEGLTGANEDQTRGIDIVRRALWAPVRQIAENAGHDGAVVSGKLIDGNDENMGFNAQTDVYENLVNAGVIDPTKVVRTALQDAASVAGLLITTEAAISEKPEDKPAAPMPDMGGMGGMGF, encoded by the coding sequence ATGGCAGCCAAGGACGTGAAGTTCGGGCGCGACGCGCGCGAACGCATTCTCGCCGGCGTCGACACCCTCGCCAACGCCGTCAAGGTCACGCTCGGCCCCAAGGGTCGCAACGTCGTGATCGACAAGAGCTTCGGCGCACCGCGCATCACCAAGGACGGCGTCACCGTCGCTAAGGAGATCGAGCTCAAGGACAAGTTCGAGAACATGGGCGCGCAGATGCTGCGCGAAGTGGCCTCGAAGACCAACGACCTCGCCGGTGACGGCACCACCACCGCGACCGTTCTTGCCCAGGCGATCGTTCGCGAAGGCATGAAGTCGGTCGCGGCCGGCATGAATCCGATGGACCTCAAGCGCGGCATCGACCTCGCCGTCGGCAAGGTCGTCGAGAACCTCAAGGCGCGTTCGAAGGACGTGGCCGGCTCGAACGAGATCGCCCAGGTCGGCATCATCTCGGCCAACGGCGACACCGAAGTCGGCAACAAGATTGCCGAGGCGATGGAAAAGGTCGGCAAGGAAGGCGTGATCACCGTCGAAGAGGCGAAGGGTCTCGAGTTCGAGCTGGACGTCGTCGAGGGCATGCAGTTCGACCGCGGCTACCTGTCGCCCTACTTCATCACCAACCCCGACAAGATGACTGTCGAGCTGGATAACCCCTACATCCTGATCCACGAGAAGAAGCTGTCGTCGCTCCAGGCGATGCTGCCGATCCTCGAGGCGGTGGTGCAGTCGGGTCGTCCGCTGCTGATCATCGCCGAGGACATTGAGGGCGAGGCGCTCGCCACGCTCGTGGTCAACAAGCTGCGCGGCGGCCTTAAGGTCGCTGCCGTCAAGGCTCCCGGGTTCGGCGATCGCCGCAAGGCGATGCTGCAGGACATCGCGATCCTGACCAAGGGCGAGATGATCAGCGAAGACCTCGGCATCAAGCTCGAGAACGTCACGCTCGGCATGCTCGGTGAAGCCAAGCGTGTCTCGATCGACAAGGACAACACCATCATCGTCGATGGCGCCGGCTCGGCCGACGACATCAAGGCACGCGTGGGCGAAATCCGCACCCAGATCGACGCCACCACCAGCGATTACGACCGCGAGAAGCTCCAGGAGCGTCTCGCCAAGCTCGCCGGCGGTGTTGCGGTTATCAAGGTCGGCGGCGCCTCCGAAGTCGAGGTGAAGGAGCGCAAGGACCGGGTTGACGACGCGCTTCACGCGACCCGCGCCGCGGTCGAAGAAGGCATCGTCCCGGGCGGCGGTACCGCGCTTCTCTACGCCACCAAGGCGCTCGAGGGCCTGACCGGCGCCAACGAGGACCAGACCCGTGGCATCGACATCGTCCGCCGCGCGCTCTGGGCGCCGGTGCGCCAGATCGCCGAGAACGCCGGCCACGACGGCGCGGTGGTTTCGGGCAAGCTGATCGACGGCAACGACGAGAACATGGGCTTCAACGCCCAGACCGACGTCTACGAGAACCTCGTCAACGCCGGCGTGATCGACCCGACCAAGGTCGTTCGCACCGCACTGCAGGATGCGGCCTCGGTCGCCGGCCTGCTGATCACCACCGAGGCGGCGATCAGCGAGAAGCCGGAAGACAAGCCGGCCGCGCCGATGCCCGACATGGGCGGCATGGGCGGTATGGGCTTCTAA